The following coding sequences are from one Salvia hispanica cultivar TCC Black 2014 chromosome 3, UniMelb_Shisp_WGS_1.0, whole genome shotgun sequence window:
- the LOC125212660 gene encoding MND1-interacting protein 1-like isoform X2, producing the protein MSSSVFEDKGWWHWHLTEEELEELLLTNLEILYTVAINKLVEFGYGEEEALNAILENGHCCDLRQLREYSLMGSVSFLQLEKPHLTKDDALWSILMSVVNVGNASAMEIALQREIECPKRFNLSPSMKCMLKRDVMMFAAGFGGIPKRFQWQSQACPSSLSGGCGTAAAVPVGNSVESQCAKTQDVVNSVVSKFLNTGKVSLDEQDFIILILVHQITCLKKQVKERKEWAQQKAIQAAKKLSRDFTELRKLRMEREGTRRLKKGRKTFVDTTLKKVTEMENAVKMVRDQVDDANGVVKKLETKIAEIRAEMEAYKLSSSESVSSCLEVEKREKRCLKRLLAREKQKTKMQEDIAAAKQKISELQEELAQVEEATKETEAKWRQEQQAKELVFTQLENERRLKEASKANNKTRLDDLCRKKKINFQHHKDDLQRLEQEYDCLNESAQLTEVDNDFWTEDTRGDAIGRLMHEADKLQDSSKKVRRDRVCVICTKDEVSVVFLPCTHQVICANCNDNYGKKGKDTCAYCGIPIEQRIQVVGASS; encoded by the exons ATGTCGAGTTCTGTGTTTGAGGATAAGGGTTGGTGGCACTGGCACCTTACAGAGGAAGAGTTAGAGGAGTTGCTGCTCACGAATTTGGAGATTTTGTATACTGTGGCGATAAATAAGCTTGTTGAATTTGGTTATGGCGAGGAAGAGGCACTCAATGCCATTTTAGAGAACGGGCATTGTTGTG ACTTGAGGCAGCTGCGGGAGTATTCGCTTATGGGATCGGTTTCTTTCTTGCAACTAGAAAAGCCCCATCTGACCAAGGATGATGCTTTGTGGAGTATACTGATGAGTGTTGTCAATGTTGGTAATGCAAGTGCAATGGAAATAGCTTTGCAGAGAGAGATTGAGTGTCCAAAGAGATTTAACCTGAGTCCGTCAATGAAGTGCATGTTGAAGAGGGATGTTATGATGTTTGCTGCAGGATTTGGGGGAATTCCGAAGCGGTTCCAATGGCAATCACAAGCCTGCCCCAGTTCTTTATCTGGTGGGTGTGGTACGGCAGCTGCAGTTCCAGTTGGGAACAGTGTCGAATCCCAGTGTGCCAAGACTCAAGATGTGGTTAACTCGGTAGTGAGTAAGTTTCTGAACACTGGAAAAGTATCATTGGATGAACAAGATTTCATTATCCTTATCTTGGTCCATCAGATTACGTGCTTAAAGAAACAGGTGAAGGAACGTAAAGAGTGGGCTCAGCAGAAGGCGATCCAAGCTGCAAAAAAGCTCAGTCGTGATTTCACTGAACTGAGGAAGTTGAGaatggagagagaggggaCTCGGCGCCTGAAAAAGGGCAGGAAAACGTTTGTTGATACTACCCTGAAGAAGGTCACTGAGATGGAGAATGCTGTAAAGATGGTGCGTGATCAAGTAGATGATGCAAATGGTGTTGTTAAGAAGCTTGAGACAAAAATTGCAGAAATTAGAGCAGAGATGGAAGCATATAAACTAAGTTCATCTGAATCGGTCTCATCCTGTTTGGAAGTAGAGAAGAGGGAGAAAAGGTGCCTTAAGAGGCTTCTGGCGCGGGAGAAGCAGAAAACTAAGATGCAGGAAGATATTGCCGCAGCGAAACAGAAGATCTCAGAGTTACAGGAGGAACTGGCTCAGGTTGAGGAAGCCACAAAGGAAACTGAG GCAAAGTGGAGGCAGGAGCAGCAGGCTAAAGAACTAGTTTTCACACAGCTGGAGAATGAGAGGCGCCTTAAAGAAGCTTCTAAGGCTAATAACAAAACAAGGCTTGATGATCTGTGCCGAAAGAAAAAGATTAATTTCCAGCACCACAAAGATGATCTCCAGCGCCTTGAGCAAGAATATGATTGCCTTAACGAGTCGGCACAGTTAACAGAGGTGGATAATGATTTTTGGACAGAAGATACCCGAGGAGATGCCATTGGAAGGCTGATGCATGAAGCTGATAAACTGCAAGACTCTTCAAAAAAGGTCAGACGTGATAGGGTATGCGTGATTTGCACGAAAGATGAAGTTTCTGTCGTTTTTCTTCCTTGCACTCATCAAGTGATCTGTGCAAACTGTAACGACAACTATGGAAAGAAAGGTAAAGATACATGTGCGTATTGTGGGATTCCGATTGAACAAAGGATTCAAGTTGTTGGTGCAAGCTCATAG
- the LOC125212660 gene encoding MND1-interacting protein 1-like isoform X3 gives MSSSVFEDKGWWHWHLTEEELEELLLTNLEILYTVAINKLVEFGYGEEEALNAILENGHCCGEMDVLNNILSNSLAYLHSGRSNWISGDPVPLFADLRQLREYSLMGSVSFLQLEKPHLTKDDALWSILMSVVNVGNASAMEIALQREIECPKRFNLSPSMKCMLKRDVMMFAAGFGGIPKRFQWQSQACPSSLSGGCGTAAAVPVGNSVESQCAKTQDVVNSVVSKFLNTGKVSLDEQDFIILILVHQITCLKKQVKERKEWAQQKAIQAAKKLSRDFTELRKLRMEREGTRRLKKGRKTFVDTTLKKVTEMENAVKMVRDQVDDANGVVKKLETKIAEIRAEMEAYKLSSSESVSSCLEVEKREKRCLKRLLAREKQKTKMQEDIAAAKQKISELQEELAQVEEATKETEGIESSDAYFLYVNFTKYNCVHVPFCITIVRQSGGRSSRLKN, from the exons ATGTCGAGTTCTGTGTTTGAGGATAAGGGTTGGTGGCACTGGCACCTTACAGAGGAAGAGTTAGAGGAGTTGCTGCTCACGAATTTGGAGATTTTGTATACTGTGGCGATAAATAAGCTTGTTGAATTTGGTTATGGCGAGGAAGAGGCACTCAATGCCATTTTAGAGAACGGGCATTGTTGTGGTGAGATGGATGTTTTGAATAACATTTTGAGTAATTCTTTGGCTTATCTGCATAGTGGCCGAAGTAATTGGATTTCGGGGGATCCGGTGCCCTTGTTTGCAGACTTGAGGCAGCTGCGGGAGTATTCGCTTATGGGATCGGTTTCTTTCTTGCAACTAGAAAAGCCCCATCTGACCAAGGATGATGCTTTGTGGAGTATACTGATGAGTGTTGTCAATGTTGGTAATGCAAGTGCAATGGAAATAGCTTTGCAGAGAGAGATTGAGTGTCCAAAGAGATTTAACCTGAGTCCGTCAATGAAGTGCATGTTGAAGAGGGATGTTATGATGTTTGCTGCAGGATTTGGGGGAATTCCGAAGCGGTTCCAATGGCAATCACAAGCCTGCCCCAGTTCTTTATCTGGTGGGTGTGGTACGGCAGCTGCAGTTCCAGTTGGGAACAGTGTCGAATCCCAGTGTGCCAAGACTCAAGATGTGGTTAACTCGGTAGTGAGTAAGTTTCTGAACACTGGAAAAGTATCATTGGATGAACAAGATTTCATTATCCTTATCTTGGTCCATCAGATTACGTGCTTAAAGAAACAGGTGAAGGAACGTAAAGAGTGGGCTCAGCAGAAGGCGATCCAAGCTGCAAAAAAGCTCAGTCGTGATTTCACTGAACTGAGGAAGTTGAGaatggagagagaggggaCTCGGCGCCTGAAAAAGGGCAGGAAAACGTTTGTTGATACTACCCTGAAGAAGGTCACTGAGATGGAGAATGCTGTAAAGATGGTGCGTGATCAAGTAGATGATGCAAATGGTGTTGTTAAGAAGCTTGAGACAAAAATTGCAGAAATTAGAGCAGAGATGGAAGCATATAAACTAAGTTCATCTGAATCGGTCTCATCCTGTTTGGAAGTAGAGAAGAGGGAGAAAAGGTGCCTTAAGAGGCTTCTGGCGCGGGAGAAGCAGAAAACTAAGATGCAGGAAGATATTGCCGCAGCGAAACAGAAGATCTCAGAGTTACAGGAGGAACTGGCTCAGGTTGAGGAAGCCACAAAGGAAACTGAG GGGATTGAATCCTCAGACGCTTATTTTCTTTACGTGAACTTTACCAAGTACAACTGCGTACATGTTCCTTTCTGCATTACCATTGTAAG GCAAAGTGGAGGCAGGAGCAGCAGGCTAAAGAACTAG
- the LOC125212660 gene encoding MND1-interacting protein 1-like isoform X1, producing the protein MSSSVFEDKGWWHWHLTEEELEELLLTNLEILYTVAINKLVEFGYGEEEALNAILENGHCCGEMDVLNNILSNSLAYLHSGRSNWISGDPVPLFADLRQLREYSLMGSVSFLQLEKPHLTKDDALWSILMSVVNVGNASAMEIALQREIECPKRFNLSPSMKCMLKRDVMMFAAGFGGIPKRFQWQSQACPSSLSGGCGTAAAVPVGNSVESQCAKTQDVVNSVVSKFLNTGKVSLDEQDFIILILVHQITCLKKQVKERKEWAQQKAIQAAKKLSRDFTELRKLRMEREGTRRLKKGRKTFVDTTLKKVTEMENAVKMVRDQVDDANGVVKKLETKIAEIRAEMEAYKLSSSESVSSCLEVEKREKRCLKRLLAREKQKTKMQEDIAAAKQKISELQEELAQVEEATKETEAKWRQEQQAKELVFTQLENERRLKEASKANNKTRLDDLCRKKKINFQHHKDDLQRLEQEYDCLNESAQLTEVDNDFWTEDTRGDAIGRLMHEADKLQDSSKKVRRDRVCVICTKDEVSVVFLPCTHQVICANCNDNYGKKGKDTCAYCGIPIEQRIQVVGASS; encoded by the exons ATGTCGAGTTCTGTGTTTGAGGATAAGGGTTGGTGGCACTGGCACCTTACAGAGGAAGAGTTAGAGGAGTTGCTGCTCACGAATTTGGAGATTTTGTATACTGTGGCGATAAATAAGCTTGTTGAATTTGGTTATGGCGAGGAAGAGGCACTCAATGCCATTTTAGAGAACGGGCATTGTTGTGGTGAGATGGATGTTTTGAATAACATTTTGAGTAATTCTTTGGCTTATCTGCATAGTGGCCGAAGTAATTGGATTTCGGGGGATCCGGTGCCCTTGTTTGCAGACTTGAGGCAGCTGCGGGAGTATTCGCTTATGGGATCGGTTTCTTTCTTGCAACTAGAAAAGCCCCATCTGACCAAGGATGATGCTTTGTGGAGTATACTGATGAGTGTTGTCAATGTTGGTAATGCAAGTGCAATGGAAATAGCTTTGCAGAGAGAGATTGAGTGTCCAAAGAGATTTAACCTGAGTCCGTCAATGAAGTGCATGTTGAAGAGGGATGTTATGATGTTTGCTGCAGGATTTGGGGGAATTCCGAAGCGGTTCCAATGGCAATCACAAGCCTGCCCCAGTTCTTTATCTGGTGGGTGTGGTACGGCAGCTGCAGTTCCAGTTGGGAACAGTGTCGAATCCCAGTGTGCCAAGACTCAAGATGTGGTTAACTCGGTAGTGAGTAAGTTTCTGAACACTGGAAAAGTATCATTGGATGAACAAGATTTCATTATCCTTATCTTGGTCCATCAGATTACGTGCTTAAAGAAACAGGTGAAGGAACGTAAAGAGTGGGCTCAGCAGAAGGCGATCCAAGCTGCAAAAAAGCTCAGTCGTGATTTCACTGAACTGAGGAAGTTGAGaatggagagagaggggaCTCGGCGCCTGAAAAAGGGCAGGAAAACGTTTGTTGATACTACCCTGAAGAAGGTCACTGAGATGGAGAATGCTGTAAAGATGGTGCGTGATCAAGTAGATGATGCAAATGGTGTTGTTAAGAAGCTTGAGACAAAAATTGCAGAAATTAGAGCAGAGATGGAAGCATATAAACTAAGTTCATCTGAATCGGTCTCATCCTGTTTGGAAGTAGAGAAGAGGGAGAAAAGGTGCCTTAAGAGGCTTCTGGCGCGGGAGAAGCAGAAAACTAAGATGCAGGAAGATATTGCCGCAGCGAAACAGAAGATCTCAGAGTTACAGGAGGAACTGGCTCAGGTTGAGGAAGCCACAAAGGAAACTGAG GCAAAGTGGAGGCAGGAGCAGCAGGCTAAAGAACTAGTTTTCACACAGCTGGAGAATGAGAGGCGCCTTAAAGAAGCTTCTAAGGCTAATAACAAAACAAGGCTTGATGATCTGTGCCGAAAGAAAAAGATTAATTTCCAGCACCACAAAGATGATCTCCAGCGCCTTGAGCAAGAATATGATTGCCTTAACGAGTCGGCACAGTTAACAGAGGTGGATAATGATTTTTGGACAGAAGATACCCGAGGAGATGCCATTGGAAGGCTGATGCATGAAGCTGATAAACTGCAAGACTCTTCAAAAAAGGTCAGACGTGATAGGGTATGCGTGATTTGCACGAAAGATGAAGTTTCTGTCGTTTTTCTTCCTTGCACTCATCAAGTGATCTGTGCAAACTGTAACGACAACTATGGAAAGAAAGGTAAAGATACATGTGCGTATTGTGGGATTCCGATTGAACAAAGGATTCAAGTTGTTGGTGCAAGCTCATAG